In one Sphingomonas sanguinis genomic region, the following are encoded:
- a CDS encoding error-prone DNA polymerase — protein MAAETTSYVELQVTSHFSFLRGASSPDEFFAAAALQGHSALGIVDRGSVAGLVRAWEAQKATAVRMIAGARVDLDDGRAVLLYPTDKRAWSRLTRLLTLGKSRAGKGGCTLCWSDVVAWSEGLIAILLPDDAGAMTAAHLAALRTTFGTRGYCGLAFRRRPDDALRLHDLAALAGEAGVRAVALGDILYHAPEARLLQDVVTAIREKCTVDTLGYRRERHADRHLKSPAEMERRFAAFPDAIAATAAIARACTFDLGELSYQYPHERVVEGLTAQGALEQLTETAAARMFPDGLPQAYRDQIGHELKLIGELGYAPYFLTVNSIVAESRRRGILCQGRGSAANSCVCFVLGITSIDPIKHELLFERFVSGERREPPDIDVDFEHERREEIIQWIYDTYGRNHAALTAVVTRYRARGAVREVGKALGLPEDLTKALAGLVWGWSQEGVGEKQVTQLGLNMDDRRLRLALELSRQLIGVPRHLSQHPGGFVLTHDRLDDLVPIEPAAMVDRQVIEWDKDDIDALKFMKVDVLGLGMLGCMNRAFNLLKEAKGVAVGMADLQDDDPDVYAMIQKADTLGTFQIESRAQMSMLPRMKPARFYDLVIEVAIVRPGPIQGDMVHPYLRRREGREKPDYPRPELRAVLEKTLGVPLFQEQAMKVAIVGAGFTAVEADQLRRAMATFKFTGGVSHFYDKLVEGMVSRGYPRDFAERTFKQIEGFGSYGFPESHAASFAKIAYASCWMKHHHPDVFCAALLNAQPMGFYAPAQVVRDAREHGVEVRPACINASRWDCTLEPTRGRYLAVRLGLRQVRGLANAHGAAIVAARGDAPFHSVEEVWRRAGVPRAAIERLAEADAFHALGEDRRQGLWKVKGLGEAPLPLFAAADAREASFSPEGLEPDVSLRPLTEGREVVEDYRALQLSLRAHPLAFLRQDLTRRGIVRCADLAHIKDGRHVEVAGIILVRQKPGSAKGVLFITIEDETGIANGILWPDRFEAQRRTVMSAAMIGMKGRVQREGLVIHVICDRIIDHGGLLAQVGQMDFPHATGRGDGARHAGSPDRGDAGWRPGPRDSYWPPHANGQDPEQVVRIKSRDFH, from the coding sequence ATGGCTGCCGAGACGACCAGCTATGTCGAGCTTCAGGTGACGAGCCATTTCTCGTTCCTGCGCGGTGCCTCCAGCCCCGACGAATTCTTCGCCGCCGCCGCGCTGCAGGGCCATAGCGCGCTCGGCATCGTCGACCGCGGCAGCGTCGCCGGACTGGTGCGCGCCTGGGAGGCACAGAAGGCCACGGCCGTGCGGATGATCGCCGGCGCGCGGGTCGATCTCGATGACGGCCGCGCGGTGCTGCTCTACCCGACCGACAAGCGCGCCTGGTCACGGCTGACCCGGCTGCTGACGCTCGGCAAATCGCGTGCCGGTAAGGGGGGCTGTACGCTATGCTGGTCGGACGTCGTGGCGTGGAGCGAGGGGCTGATCGCCATCCTGCTCCCGGACGATGCGGGTGCGATGACCGCGGCGCATCTCGCCGCGCTGCGCACGACCTTCGGCACGCGCGGCTATTGCGGTCTCGCCTTCCGCCGCCGACCCGATGATGCGCTACGCCTGCACGACCTTGCCGCGCTGGCCGGGGAGGCAGGTGTCCGCGCGGTGGCGCTCGGCGACATCCTCTATCATGCTCCCGAGGCGCGGCTGTTGCAGGACGTCGTCACCGCGATCCGCGAGAAGTGCACGGTCGACACGCTCGGCTATCGGCGCGAGCGCCATGCCGACCGGCACCTCAAATCCCCGGCCGAGATGGAGCGGCGCTTCGCCGCCTTCCCCGATGCGATCGCCGCCACCGCCGCGATCGCGCGCGCCTGCACCTTCGACCTTGGCGAATTGAGCTACCAATATCCGCACGAGCGGGTGGTCGAGGGGCTGACTGCGCAGGGGGCACTCGAACAGCTGACCGAGACGGCGGCGGCGCGGATGTTCCCCGATGGCCTGCCGCAAGCCTATCGCGACCAGATCGGGCACGAGCTCAAGCTGATCGGCGAACTTGGCTATGCACCGTACTTCCTGACCGTGAACAGTATCGTCGCGGAGAGCCGACGCCGCGGCATCCTCTGCCAGGGCCGCGGCTCGGCGGCGAACAGCTGCGTCTGTTTCGTGCTGGGCATCACCAGCATCGACCCCATCAAGCACGAACTACTCTTCGAGCGCTTCGTCTCGGGTGAACGCCGCGAGCCGCCCGATATCGACGTCGACTTCGAGCATGAGCGGCGCGAGGAGATCATCCAGTGGATCTATGACACCTATGGCCGCAACCATGCCGCGCTCACCGCCGTCGTCACCCGCTATCGCGCCCGCGGCGCGGTGCGCGAGGTCGGCAAGGCGCTCGGCCTGCCCGAGGACTTGACCAAGGCGCTTGCCGGCCTCGTCTGGGGCTGGAGCCAGGAGGGCGTCGGCGAGAAGCAGGTCACGCAGCTCGGCCTCAACATGGATGACCGGCGGCTGCGCCTCGCGCTCGAATTGTCGCGCCAGTTGATCGGCGTCCCACGGCATTTGTCGCAGCATCCCGGCGGCTTCGTTCTCACCCATGATCGGCTCGACGATCTCGTCCCCATCGAGCCGGCCGCGATGGTCGACCGGCAGGTGATCGAATGGGACAAAGACGATATCGACGCGCTGAAGTTCATGAAGGTCGACGTGCTCGGCCTCGGCATGCTTGGATGCATGAACCGCGCTTTCAATTTGTTGAAGGAGGCCAAGGGCGTGGCGGTCGGCATGGCCGACCTGCAGGACGACGACCCGGACGTCTATGCGATGATCCAGAAGGCCGACACACTCGGCACCTTCCAGATCGAGTCCCGCGCGCAGATGAGCATGCTGCCGCGCATGAAGCCGGCGCGTTTCTACGACCTTGTCATCGAGGTGGCGATCGTGCGGCCGGGACCGATCCAGGGCGACATGGTTCACCCGTACCTCCGTCGCCGCGAGGGACGCGAGAAGCCCGACTATCCGCGTCCCGAACTGCGCGCCGTGCTGGAGAAGACGTTGGGGGTGCCCCTGTTTCAGGAGCAGGCGATGAAAGTCGCGATCGTCGGCGCGGGCTTCACCGCGGTCGAGGCCGACCAGCTCCGCCGCGCCATGGCGACCTTCAAGTTCACCGGCGGCGTCAGCCATTTCTACGACAAGCTGGTCGAGGGGATGGTGTCGCGCGGCTACCCCCGCGACTTCGCCGAGCGGACCTTCAAGCAGATCGAGGGCTTCGGCTCCTACGGTTTTCCCGAGAGCCACGCCGCCAGCTTCGCCAAGATCGCCTATGCCAGCTGCTGGATGAAGCATCATCATCCCGACGTCTTCTGCGCGGCGCTGCTCAACGCCCAGCCGATGGGCTTTTACGCACCGGCACAGGTCGTCCGCGACGCGCGCGAACACGGCGTCGAGGTGCGGCCGGCCTGCATAAACGCCAGCCGCTGGGACTGCACGCTGGAGCCGACACGCGGCCGCTACCTCGCGGTGCGGCTCGGCCTGCGCCAGGTACGCGGGCTCGCCAATGCGCATGGCGCGGCGATCGTCGCGGCGCGCGGGGACGCGCCTTTCCATTCGGTGGAAGAGGTCTGGCGGCGTGCGGGCGTCCCACGCGCCGCGATCGAGCGACTGGCCGAAGCGGATGCCTTCCATGCGCTGGGCGAGGATCGCCGTCAGGGGTTATGGAAGGTGAAGGGCTTGGGCGAGGCCCCCCTCCCCCTGTTCGCCGCCGCCGATGCGCGCGAAGCCTCGTTCAGCCCGGAGGGGCTGGAGCCGGACGTCTCGCTCCGCCCGCTGACCGAGGGCCGAGAGGTAGTGGAGGATTACCGCGCGCTGCAATTGTCGCTGCGCGCCCACCCCCTAGCCTTCCTGCGGCAGGATCTCACCCGCCGCGGCATCGTCCGCTGCGCCGACCTCGCCCACATCAAGGACGGCCGCCACGTCGAGGTCGCCGGGATCATCCTCGTCCGTCAGAAGCCCGGCAGCGCCAAGGGCGTGCTGTTCATCACGATCGAGGACGAGACCGGCATCGCCAATGGCATCCTCTGGCCCGACCGGTTCGAGGCGCAGCGCCGCACCGTCATGTCGGCGGCGATGATTGGGATGAAGGGCCGGGTGCAGCGGGAAGGACTGGTGATCCATGTCATCTGCGACCGAATCATCGACCATGGCGGGCTGCTCGCCCAGGTCGGACAGATGGACTTCCCCCATGCGACCGGCCGGGGAGACGGTGCGCGCCATGCCGGGTCGCCCGACCGGGGCGATGCCGGCTGGCGACCGGGCCCGCGCGACAGCTACTGGCCACCGCACGCCAATGGCCAAGACCCCGAACAGGTGGTGCGGATCAAGTCGCGCGACTTTCATTGA